One part of the Sorangiineae bacterium MSr11954 genome encodes these proteins:
- a CDS encoding diaminobutyrate--2-oxoglutarate transaminase yields MNVPSLQSSSPHSVHDAPLQSSGIYLEHQAARESNARSYPRGLPLALASASGIHVKDTDGRSYIDCLAGAGALALGHNHPRVKEALVRALAQDLPMQTLDLTTPVKHRFIDDLIALLPPRFAERARIQFCGPTGADAIEAALKLVKTATGRRSVLAFRGAYHGMTHGALALTGSRGPKEPIAGLMPDVHFLPYPYAYRCPFGVGGAESGRVASTFVERLLDDPNSGIVAPAALVVEPVQGEGGVIPAPLPWLQEIRRITRERGIPLIVDEVQSGLGRTGAMFAFEHADVVPDVLVLSKAIGGGLPMSVVIYDKELDRWAPGAHAGTFRGNQLAMAAGIATIEVVREQRLDRHAGAMGERLREHLLAVQGRSRCIGEVRGRGLMVGAEIVDREREADGVGAHPPAPAKARLIQSEALRRGLIVELGGRSDCVVRFLPPLIVTAEQVDSIATIFDEAVRAAEQAS; encoded by the coding sequence GTGAACGTACCTTCGTTGCAGAGCTCTTCTCCCCATTCGGTCCACGACGCGCCGCTCCAGAGCAGCGGCATTTACCTCGAGCACCAAGCGGCGCGGGAATCGAACGCGCGAAGCTACCCGCGGGGGTTGCCGCTCGCCCTCGCGAGCGCGAGCGGGATCCACGTCAAAGACACGGACGGGCGCTCGTACATCGACTGCCTGGCCGGGGCGGGCGCGCTCGCGCTCGGGCACAACCACCCGCGCGTCAAGGAGGCGCTCGTGCGGGCGCTCGCCCAGGATCTGCCGATGCAGACCCTGGACCTGACGACGCCGGTCAAGCACCGCTTCATCGACGATCTCATCGCGCTCCTGCCGCCCCGCTTCGCCGAGAGGGCGCGCATCCAGTTCTGCGGGCCCACGGGCGCCGATGCCATCGAGGCCGCGCTCAAGCTCGTGAAGACGGCCACCGGCCGCCGCTCGGTGCTGGCATTTCGCGGGGCCTACCACGGCATGACCCACGGCGCCCTGGCGCTCACCGGGAGCCGCGGCCCGAAGGAGCCCATCGCGGGCCTCATGCCCGACGTGCACTTCCTGCCCTACCCCTACGCATACCGATGCCCCTTCGGGGTCGGGGGCGCGGAGAGCGGACGGGTGGCCAGCACCTTCGTGGAGCGGCTGCTCGACGATCCCAATAGCGGCATCGTCGCGCCTGCGGCCCTGGTGGTCGAGCCGGTTCAAGGCGAGGGCGGGGTCATCCCCGCGCCGCTCCCCTGGTTGCAGGAGATCCGCCGCATCACGCGCGAACGCGGCATTCCCTTGATCGTCGACGAGGTTCAATCGGGCCTCGGCCGCACGGGGGCCATGTTCGCCTTCGAGCACGCGGACGTGGTGCCGGACGTGCTCGTTCTGTCGAAGGCCATCGGCGGCGGACTGCCGATGAGCGTGGTGATCTACGACAAGGAGCTCGATCGTTGGGCGCCGGGCGCGCACGCGGGCACGTTCCGCGGCAACCAGCTCGCCATGGCCGCGGGCATCGCCACCATCGAGGTGGTCCGCGAGCAGCGCCTCGATCGTCACGCCGGCGCCATGGGCGAGCGCCTGCGCGAGCACCTCCTCGCGGTCCAAGGCCGGTCGCGTTGCATCGGCGAGGTGCGCGGGCGCGGGCTGATGGTCGGCGCCGAGATCGTCGATCGGGAGCGCGAGGCCGACGGCGTGGGCGCGCACCCGCCTGCGCCCGCGAAGGCCCGGCTCATTCAATCCGAAGCGCTGCGGCGAGGCCTCATCGTCGAGCTGGGCGGCCGGAGCGATTGCGTCGTGCGCTTCCTCCCGCCGCTCATCGTCACGGCCGAGCAGGTGGACTCCATCGCCACGATCTTCGACGAGGCCGTGCGGGCAGCCGAGCAGGCGTCATGA
- a CDS encoding cyclic peptide export ABC transporter, with protein sequence MNPFGSLLRGSWPVVACAIGAGLASGFAGAAVIGLVHEAMSSAPAAGEARERLIASFIGLTLLAVLSKGVSEVLLTRLGQSIVGEVRRRLGRSIIEAPLRQIEAQGPHRLLAALNDDALVITQAYVQLPHICVCAATILGCLVYLAWIARSAFLVVLCALVLGVALFRLQEAGALRFFERARETSDTLFRHFRALTVGIKELKINRERGEAFLADSLGQSLTTYERDFVGGMTRYSVGMGWGGLLFYAALGATVFVLPSAAGLSASAVAGATLTLLYLMGPVAQLVEIAPSAGRAAVAFRKLDDLGLALADPDQPRALSALPARALGSSWQRIELRGVTHSYMREYEETSFRLGPIALDFRPGEIVFLVGGNGSGKTTLAKVLLGLYAPEEGELRVDGVAIGAANRDQYRQIFSAIFADYHVFDEQLDLGDARARERVTGYLERLKLDRRVTVEGGRLRVGGLSTGQRKRLALIAALLEDRSFYLFDEWAADQDPEFRRVFYREFLPELRAQGKTALVISHDEQYFGVADRCLHMDFGVLSEIAVTAQPLSPGPVVEAFNAHESEPALARSTS encoded by the coding sequence ATGAACCCCTTTGGTTCCCTCTTGAGGGGCTCATGGCCCGTCGTGGCCTGCGCGATCGGCGCGGGTCTCGCCAGCGGCTTCGCGGGCGCCGCCGTGATCGGCCTCGTGCACGAAGCCATGTCCAGCGCGCCCGCAGCAGGCGAAGCCCGAGAACGGCTGATCGCCAGCTTCATCGGACTGACCTTGCTGGCGGTGCTCAGCAAGGGCGTCTCGGAGGTGCTCCTCACCCGGCTCGGTCAGTCCATCGTGGGCGAGGTTCGGAGAAGGCTCGGCCGGAGCATCATCGAGGCGCCGCTTCGGCAGATCGAGGCGCAGGGTCCCCATCGTCTCTTGGCGGCGCTCAACGACGACGCCCTCGTCATCACCCAAGCCTATGTGCAGCTGCCCCACATCTGCGTCTGCGCCGCGACCATCCTCGGTTGCCTCGTGTACCTCGCCTGGATCGCCCGCTCGGCCTTCCTCGTGGTGCTCTGCGCGCTCGTCCTCGGCGTCGCGCTCTTCCGACTCCAAGAGGCCGGGGCGCTGCGCTTCTTCGAGCGGGCGCGCGAGACCAGCGACACCCTCTTTCGTCACTTTCGCGCGCTCACCGTGGGCATCAAGGAGCTGAAGATCAACCGCGAACGAGGCGAGGCCTTTCTGGCCGACTCGCTGGGCCAAAGCCTCACCACCTACGAGCGCGACTTCGTCGGGGGCATGACCCGCTACAGCGTGGGGATGGGTTGGGGCGGACTTCTGTTTTACGCCGCGCTCGGCGCGACTGTGTTCGTTCTTCCCAGCGCCGCAGGGCTCTCGGCCTCCGCGGTCGCCGGCGCCACCTTGACCCTCTTGTATCTGATGGGCCCCGTGGCGCAGCTGGTGGAGATCGCCCCCTCGGCCGGCCGCGCCGCCGTGGCGTTTCGGAAGCTCGACGACCTGGGGCTCGCGCTCGCCGATCCCGACCAGCCGCGCGCGCTGTCCGCCCTGCCCGCACGCGCCCTCGGATCGAGCTGGCAGCGCATCGAGCTCCGCGGCGTCACCCACAGCTACATGCGCGAGTACGAGGAGACGAGCTTTCGACTCGGCCCCATCGCGCTCGACTTCCGCCCGGGCGAGATCGTGTTCCTCGTGGGGGGCAACGGGAGCGGCAAGACCACCCTCGCCAAGGTGCTGCTCGGGCTCTATGCCCCCGAAGAGGGCGAGCTCCGCGTCGATGGAGTGGCCATCGGCGCCGCGAACCGCGACCAGTACCGCCAGATCTTCTCGGCCATCTTCGCCGACTACCATGTCTTCGACGAGCAGCTCGATCTCGGAGATGCCCGCGCCCGCGAACGGGTGACCGGGTACCTCGAGCGGCTCAAGCTCGATCGCCGCGTGACCGTCGAGGGTGGAAGGTTGCGCGTGGGCGGGCTCTCGACCGGGCAGCGCAAACGGCTGGCGCTCATCGCGGCCCTGCTCGAGGATCGCTCGTTCTACCTCTTCGACGAGTGGGCGGCCGATCAGGACCCCGAGTTTCGAAGGGTCTTCTACCGGGAGTTTCTCCCCGAGCTGCGGGCGCAGGGGAAGACCGCGCTCGTCATCAGCCACGACGAGCAGTACTTCGGGGTCGCCGATCGCTGCTTGCACATGGACTTCGGCGTTCTCTCCGAGATCGCGGTCACGGCGCAGCCGCTCTCCCCGGGGCCGGTCGTCGAGGCCTTCAACGCTCATGAGAGCGAGCCCGCGCTCGCGAGGAGCACCTCATGA